In one Paramormyrops kingsleyae isolate MSU_618 chromosome 18, PKINGS_0.4, whole genome shotgun sequence genomic region, the following are encoded:
- the LOC111837094 gene encoding DNA topoisomerase 1: MGGDHGHKDSQIDPGSRIGDSHKHKEKHRDKEHKHKDHKKDKERERVKPRHADGKHEDFAERKHRDKDKAKHKDRSVERHKDKHKDKEKRREDKNKTLGFDEKPRKEQENGFASPPRVKAEPDCDGFYQSPRHEKSLKREFEDDDTEFKPKKIKIENEKKVKKRKTEEEEDVKPKKKTKDKREDDGETKKKGKKEPEEKWKWWEEERYTDGSKWKFLEHKGPVFAPPYEPLPNNIKFYYDGKHMKLSPLAEEVATFFAKMLDHEYTTKDIFRKNFFKDWRKEMTSEEKSRIIDLNKCNFTEMHEYFKAQTEARKQMTKEEKQKIKEENERILQEYGFCVMDNHKERIGNFRIEPPGLFRGRGDHPKMGMLKRRIRPEDIIINCSKDSKHPKPPPGTKWKEVRHDNKVTWLASWTENIQGSIKYIMLNPSSRIKGEKDWQKYETARRLKKCVDRIRTQYRDDWKSKEMRIRQRAVALYFIDKLALRAGNEKEEGETADTVGCCSLRVEHIKLYPEMDGQEFVVEFDFLGKDSIRYYNKIPVEKRVFKNLQLFLENKQPEDDLFDRLNTSILNKHLQELMDGLTAKVFRTYNASITLQQQVKELTCPEDNIPAKILSYNRANRAVAILCNHQRAPPKTFEKSMQNLQTKIDAKKDQLADARRELKSAKADAKVRRDEKSKKAVEAKKKAVQRIEEQLMKLEVQATDREENKQIALGTSKLNYLDPRISVAWCKKWNIPVEKIYNKTQREKFAWAIDMADEDFEF, translated from the exons ACTCCCACAAACACAAAGAGAAGCATCGGGACAAGGAGCACAAGCACAAGGACCATAAGAAGGACAAGGAGCGGGAGCGGGTGAAGCCCAGACACGCTGACGG CAAACACGAGGATTTTGCAGAAAGGAAGCATCGAGACAAAGACAAAGCGAAACACAAAGACCGCAGCGTGGAAAGACACAAGGACAAGCACAAGGACAAGGAGAAGAGGAGAGAGGACAAG aacaaAACTCTGGGCTTTGACGAAAAACCCAGGAAAGAGCAGGAAAATGGATTTGCCAG CCCCCCACGCGTCAAAGCTGAACCGGACTGCGACGGATTCTACCAGTCTCCCAGACATGAGAAGTCGCTGAAGAGGGAGTTTGAAGACGACGA cACTGAATTCAAGCCCAAAAAGATCAAGATTGAAAATGAGAAGAAGGTAAAGAAGAGGAagacggaggaggaggag GACGTCAAacccaaaaagaaaacaaaggatAAGAGGGAGGATGATGGGGAGACCAAGAAGAAGGGGAAAAAGGAGCCGGAGGAGAAGTGGAAGTG GTGGGAAGAGGAGCGATACACTGACGGCTCAAAATGGAAATTTTTGGAACACAAAGGTCCCGTTTTCGCCCCGCCTTACGAGCCCCTCCCCAACAACATCAAGTTTTATTATGATG GGAAGCACATGAAGCTCAGCCCCCTGGCTGAGGAAGTGGCCACCTTCTTCGCCAAGATGCTCGACCACGAATACACCACCAAGGACATCTTTCGCAAGAACTTCTTCAAGGACTGGAGAAAG GAAATGACGTCGGAGGAGAAGTCAAGAATCATAGACTTGAACAAGTGCAATTTCACTGAGATGCACGAGTACTTCAAGGCCCAGACAGAGGCAAGAAAGCAGATGACCAAGGAGGAGAAGCAG AAAATCAAAGAGGAGAATGAGCGGATCCTGCAGGAGTACGGCTTCTGTGTGATGGACAATCACAAGGAGCGGATCGGCAACTTCCGCATCGAGCCGCCGGGCCTGTTCCGCGGCCGTGGCGACCACCCCAAGATGGGCATGCTGAAAAGACGGATCCGGCCAGAGGACATCATCATCAACTGCAGCAA GGACTCCAAGCACCCAAAGCCACCTCCTGGGACGAAATGGAAGGAGGTCCGGCATGACAACAAGGTGACGTGGCTGGCGTCCTGGACTGAGAACATCCAAGGGTCCATCAAGTACATCATGCTGAACCCCAGCTCCAGGATTAAG GGAGAGAAGGACTGGCAGAAGTACGAGACGGCCCGGAGACTGAAGAAGTGCGTGGACCGCATCCGGACCCAGTACCGGGACGACTGGAAGTCAAAGGAGATGCGGATCCGGCAGAGGGCTGTAGCTCTCTACTTCATCGACAAG CTGGCACTAAGAGCAGGCAACGAGAAGGAGGAGGGCGAGACGGCCGACACGGTGGGCTGCTGTTCCCTACGGGTGGAGCACATCAAGCTGTACCCTGAGATGGATGGCCAGGAGTTTGTAGTGGAGTTTGACTTCCTGGGAAAGGACTCCATCCGCTACTACAACAAAATCCCAGTGGAGAAAAGG GTCTTCAAGAATTTACAGCTGTTCCTGGAAAACAAACAGCCTGAAGATGACCTTTTCGACCGCCTCAAT ACCTCAATTTTGAACAAGCACCTTCAGGAGCTCATGGATGGTCTGACGGCGAAGGTGTTTCGAACCTATAACGCCTCCATCACCCTGCAGCAGCAGGTCAAGGAACTCACCTGCC CTGAGGATAACATACCCGCCAAGATCCTGTCCTACAACCGGGCCAACCGTGCCGTGGCCATCCTGTGTAACCACCAGAGGGCTCCACCAAAGACCTTCGAGAAGTCCATGCAGAACTTGCAAACTAAG ATAGACGCGAAGAAAGACCAGCTTGCTGACGCCAGGAGGGAACTGAAGAGTGCGAAGGCAGACGCCAAAGTACGGAGAGACGAGAAGTCCAAAAA AGCCGTAGAGGCCAAGAAGAAGGCTGTACAGAGAATAGAGGAGCAACTGATGAAGCTGGAAGTGCAGGCCACAGACCGTGAGGAGAACAAGCAGATCGCCCTGGGCACCTCCAAACTCAACTACCTGGACCCCCGCATCTCAGTAGCCTG GTGCAAGAAGTGGAACATTCCTGTCGAGAAGATCTACAACAAAACCCAGCGTGAGAAGTTTGCCTGGGCCATCGACATGGCGGACGAGGACTTTGAGTTTTAA